The following coding sequences lie in one Macaca thibetana thibetana isolate TM-01 chromosome 18, ASM2454274v1, whole genome shotgun sequence genomic window:
- the TTC39C gene encoding tetratricopeptide repeat protein 39C isoform X3 produces the protein MAGSEQQRPRRRDDRDSDAAAAAAAPLQDAELALAGINMLLNNGFRESDQLFKQYRKDFLTSEKTLVLPGKTQRHL, from the exons ATGGCCGGCTCGGAGCAGCAGCGGCCGCGGCGGCGGGACGACAGAGACTCGgacgcggcggcggcggcggcggcgccccTGCAGGACGCGGAGCTGGCCCTGGCCGGCATCAACATGCTGCTCAACAACGGCTTCAGGGAGTCGGACCAGCTTTTCAAACAATACAG A aaagaCTTTTTGACTTCTGAGAAAACCTTGGTGCTTCCTGGAAAAACTCAAAGGCACTTGTAA